The Argopecten irradians isolate NY chromosome 4, Ai_NY, whole genome shotgun sequence genome has a window encoding:
- the LOC138321240 gene encoding uncharacterized protein, translated as MCHRHTCCTTAALVFVVGVAVLQCVAVVTPFWVYVFHGSYQGYFGLWQTCTEGQTEGYYLCMTVFLDNRFDIMGYYLVQAFATSGLAAALLTMGVAIYQHCGKQIDVCVTILLSVMSYITCIIIITSLVLFIRNVNDIGTVDGQTFNYIPYMSAAVYASGAAVFFSMLSGSVFIIVAYNVSKGKDPDDSVDGRRRQDGVTQIRELEEGRIANRRFRSNKIFDTKYYF; from the exons ATGTGTCACCGTCACACGTGCTGTACGACTGCTGCGCTGGTTTTCGTGGTCGGAGTAGCAGTGCTGCAGTGCGTGGCAGTTGTGACCCCCTTCTGGGTGTATGTGTTTCATGGGTCCTACCAGGGCTACTTTGGACTATGGCAGACATGTACTGAGGGGCAGACTGAAGGTTACTATCTCTGTATGACTGTATTCCTGGACAACCGATTTGACATCA tGGGATATTACCTAGTACAAGCGTTCGCTACTTCCGGTTTGGCAGCAGCACTGCTTACGATGGGGGTAGCTATCTACCAACACTGTGGTAAACAGATAGATGTTTGTGTAACTATCCTCCTCTCTGTCATGAGTTACATCACAT GCATAATTATAATAACAAGTCTAGTCTTATTCATCCGGAACGTGAATGATATCGGCACGGTTGATGGACAGACATTTAACTATATCCCCTATATGTCGGCCGCTGTGTATGCATCAGGTGCAGCCGTGTTTTTCAGTATGCTGTCGGGGTCTGTATTTATCATTGTTGCCTACAATGTCAGCAAGGGAAAAGATCCTGATGATTCTGTAGACGGACGGAGGAGGCAAGATGGTGTGACACAGATCAGGGAGCTCGAGGAGGGTCGGATAGCTAACAGACGATTCCGatctaataaaatatttgacacGAAATACTACTTTTAA
- the LOC138322458 gene encoding complement C1q-like protein 2, protein MGTKVAFSVSDLDVLKLTDHSSLILVFDRIQSNFGNAYNKNNGIFTCTTSGTYVITWSIEVKENTAVRSYLEKNGQTMSLLSVTSPAISSSSSSQTSILHLTSGDRLYIEALPIASTSGVIVGSSFAAFLLY, encoded by the exons ATGG gTACGAAAGTGGCATTCTCTGTGTCTGACTTGGATGTATTAAAGCTGACCGACCATTCATCACTTATTCTTGTATTTGATCGCATCCAATCAAATTTCGGAAATGCCTACAATAAAAACAATGGCATATTCACGTGTACAACTTCCGGTACCTACGTCATTACGTGGTCTATCGAGGTCAAAGAGAACACAGCTGTACGCTCGTATTTAGAGAAAAACGGACAGACAATGAGTTTGTTATCAGTAACTTCTCCGGCTATTTCCTCCAGCAGTAGCTCACAGACGTCCATTCTACACCTGACCAGTGGTGACAGATTATATATCGAAGCATTACCTATTGCATCCACGTCTGGAGTCATCGTCGGTAGTTCGTTTGCAGCTTTCTTGCTGTATTAA
- the LOC138322457 gene encoding uncharacterized protein, with protein sequence MNAFLFVAFLNLAIFADATHDPILQSLQNQIVSLEQMVQQLSTDLTDLKQQHTHLQNKYRAVSDELNKLRTCESANQNQIHSLRSTTESVPEKPRRTLTKGQKGDKGDRGEQGLKGEAGTDGFNGDDGFDGKTKSFRRCCSCR encoded by the exons ATGAATGCGTTTCTTTTTGTGGCGTTCTTAAATCTAGCTATCTTTGCAGATGCAACACACGACCCAATATTACAAAGTCTACAAAATCAGATTGTGTCATTAGAACAAATGGTTCAACAGCTTTCTACTGATCTTACAGACCTCAAACAGCAACATACACATTTGCAGAATAAATATCGAGCGGTTTCGGACGAGTTAAACAAACTAAG GACATGCGAATCAGCCAACCAAAACCAGATCCACTCTTTACGTAGTACGACCGAGTCTGTTCCGGAAAAGCCACGGAGAACAC TGACAAAGGGACAAAAGGGAGATAAGGGTGACCGTGGAGAACAAGGGCTTAAAGGAGAAGCGGGGACAGACGGGTTCAATGGCGACGATGGTTTTGACGGTAAAACAAAATCCTTCAGAAGATGCTGTTCATGTCGTTAA